CATGCGGCAGGGGTGGCCGAAGATGGGCCTTCCCGCGACCATGTCCTTGAGGTACTTGGTGGCGGGCTCGACGACCTTCTTCTTTCCCTTGTCGTCGGTGTCGACGGCCTTGTGGAGGTCCATGTACTTGTCGATGAAGTCCCATCCCTTGATGCCCAGTTTCTTGACGTGCTTCTGGATCTTGGATGCCTTGAGGCACATCCCCTCGGCGATGACGAGACATGCCCCTCCCCTGACCCTGTTTGTGTCGATCCTGGGGAGGTCCCTGAATCCGGAGATCTCGACCTGCTCGGTGCCCTCTCCGTCAACCATGACGGGACACTCGGAGACGATGGTCCTGATCTCCTCGGAAGAAGGTGTGAACTGAAGGTGCTGGCACTGTTTGTACAGGGGGATCTCCTCGTCGAACCTGGCGATCTCCCCCTCGGTGGGTTTGTACGCTCCGATGCCCATCGCCTGACGGACGACGTCGCAGATGAGGACGGAGATGGCCTGTCCGGTTCCTCCGGATGCCCTGATGGGTCCCGCGAAGACCAGGTCGGCGAAGTTGGTCCCGTCGTCGTTCTGCCTGATGCGGGTGCACGCGATCCCCTCCAGGGGGGCCACGAGGATGCCCTCGGTCACGATGGCGAGCCCGATCCTCACCGCCCTGTCGAGGGCCTTCTCCATGCTCTCGGCGGGTTTCTTGGCGTATTCCTCGGCGGCCTTGATGGCGACGACCTCGCGGTTCCCGTACTCCTTGGTGAGTCTGCGGATGATCTCCGCCAGGCCCTTGACGTCGTATTCCTCGAGAAGCTTCTCCACACGTGAGGCGAGGTCTTCCGCGCGGGGGATCTCGACCTCCAGGGTGGGGTCCTTTCCCTCTTTCCTCGCCTTCGCCGCGATCTGATAGAGCCTGTCGGTATCCTCGTTCAATGACTCGAAGTACCTGGTCATCTCCTCGCTGACCGCGACGTCCGGCATGTTCACTCGACCTCTTCGAGCGGTGTCTGGAGCGCCTTCTGCCTGAAGATCTCGCGGAGCATCTTCACGAGCTCCTCCTTGAGCTCGGCCATGCCCTCCCCGGACACGGATGATATTCTCCTAGTCTCTCCCTCGGTGCGCATGACGTCGCACTTGCTCTCGACGACCAAGATGGGGACGTCCTCGAAGTTGGAGCGGATGTTCTCCAGCAGACGGGTCTGCTTCCCCATGTCGTACCCGCAGGTCTCGGAGGGGTCGAGGATGAACACCATGACGTCGGTGAGATAACGCAGGGCGAGGACCGCCTGCTTCTCGATGTCGTTCCTGTCCTCGAAGTCCCTGTCCAGGAGTCCGGGGGTGTCCACGATCTGGAATTTCCTCCAGTCGTCGGCGATGTGCCCGATGGTGATCCCCTTGGTGGTGAACGGGTAGGGGGCGACCTCCGGGGCAGCCGAGCTGATGTATGTCACCAGGCTGCTCTTCCCAACGTTGGGGAACCCTGCGATGACCGCGGTGGGCACCTTGGGGTCGATGGAGGGGAGCTCCCTGAACTTGTTCTTCGCGTCCTGCAGGAAGAGCAGGTCCTTGGAGATCTGGTTAAGATACGATCCCAGTCTTCCGTAGAAGCTCTTCCTGACGGCGTCTATCCTTGCAGGGTCCTTGTATCTGCGGACCTCGCGGAGCGCCCCGTTGCGGAGGCGTTCCACCTGTCCTGCGGCCCAGTTGAGGGCGCCGAGGGACTTCTTGTACTGGTCAATCCCGATGACTAGGTCCACGAGCTGGGGGAAGAAATCGTCGTTCTTCTCCATTCTCGGGAACTTCTGGATGTAGCCGACGAGAGTCGTCTCGACTATGTCGCCCGAAGCCGTGATGCGGGCCAGTGTCGTCTTCTTCTTGGTATCGAGAGCGTCCGACCCGGTTTTGCTGATCTTATTGGCCCTGCGGAATGCTTTGTCCATCAGCTCCTCGGCTGACAGGACTGTCGGTATCTGCGTGTTCATTCCGGCCATGATATTCCCAATCCAGTCCACCTAGTTAAACCGTGCGCTGATATTACGCGCGACAGTAACGCGCTGTGTGCGGTACAGAAATCCGATTCCCGATCATCTGGCACAGTCCTCATTGCGAGGGGCGGAAGGACATCTTCAGCACCCAAACGTCGAGAGACTTCGACGGGTCGTCCATGACGTAAGCCGAGCACATCGCCGGGGACATCCCCCTGCAGACTATGCCTATGCGGACCTCGGGGGTGCCCCTCTCCGAACCAAGCAGATGGCGGATGGAGGAGAGGTTGCATTCCACGTCGATACCGACTTCGACGAGGGAGCCCGAGGCTTTCTTGAATACCGAGGGGGCGGTCAGCTCGCCGTAGACGGTGACGCCGAGGAAGACGTCGTCGGTGGCAGCGATGTTAAGTTCGATGCCGTACGGGTCCTGGATGTTCAGGAGCATGCTCTCGGCCCTCCCCACCAGATACTTCAGCACGTCGCTGGCGAGGTCCTTGCCCGCGGTGAGGTAGATCCTGAACCCCCCGTGCGCGGACGACGACATGTCCGTGATCTCCACCTGGAGGTAGAGGGTGGCCTCGATCAGGCAGCTGGAGATCTGGTCGATGCCCTCGTCTATGGAGTACTGGAAGGTCAGGCGTATGAGCTTCGACAGGGACTCGGTATCCTTCACTTTCCCCACGTCGTGCAGCGCCTTCTTCGCAGATTCCGCGACGATGTCCTTGACGACGTCCATGAGGATGCCGTTCTTTTCGAGGATGTCCACGGTGTTCGGGGCACCCATCGTACCGTCGGCGGATTTCCAGGAGGTCCCTCCGTCGATGAACCTCTGGCATGTCCTGCCGTCGTTGCGACCGTCGGTCATGGTGTCCGTGGTGTCGCGGACGGCACCCTCGGCATCCTTCAGCTGCAGGCGTTCCTTGGAGTTCTTGAGGAAGATCCCGGAGAATTCCACCACGGTACGTTCGCCGGGTGCCAGGGATACCGCGTCGAGGACCTTCTTCCCGCCGGAGGAGTTGGTGAGCGTCCATCCCTCCAGGTTCACCGGGGAACCGGAGAGGTTGATGATCTCCGCCCATTCGTTGTCCCTGTCATCCCCCTCGGGATTGGGTTCGAACTCGTTGATGAGCACCCCGGACTTGATCGGGGCGTCGTACTTCACCTGGATCCCGGCATCGAGGGAGACCTTGGTTCCCGGGATGACGAACGGGATGTTGTTCAGGGCCGTCCCCAGGGCGGGGACGTCCTGCAGGCTGAACTCGAGATTCCTGTATTCCACGTACGTCGGGAAGGCTATCGTGAAATCGATCCCGCGAATAGTGCCAGACAGCGAAACGTACGTCTTGCTGTTCCTCAGGAACGGGTCGATGACCCCGCTGAGCGTCCAGGTCTCGGAGGATGCCGTGAACTTCACGATGAGTATGGGGTCGCCGTTGGATTTCAGCTTCAGGTCCGCGGTGCACAGGATGTCCACACCGCTCATGCTGCCCTTCAGCGATATGAGGCAGATGTGTTTGGTTGAGCCCAGCAGGGTGGCTAGGTAGAACGTGAACTTCAGGTCGAATCCCATGTAGCTGATGCCGACGGTCTGAGTCTTGGCGCCCACGTCCACTATCGCCGACATCCCCTCGGCCAGATTCACCGTTATGCTGCAGAAGCTCTCGGTCAGCATGGACTTCATGCGTTCGGCGACCTTCTGGATCGGGAGGATGACCTTCTCGTAGATCTCCCTGGCCTTCTCGGTCATGTAATCCTCCAGATACGACATCACCACGGCGACCCTGGACATGGCCGCCGACGAGATCCCAATGAGTTCGCGGAGGTCGTCCACGAAAGGTGCCAGATGATTCAGGAGTGCGAGCTTCGCATCCTCCAGGACATCCGTGCTCACGCCGTACTCCACGCCCGCGAGGGGATAGCCGGAGACCACGGGAACCTCGAGGTACAGATGCACGGGGAGGGCCACCCGGTAGTAGGAGTCCGCCATGCCGAAAACCTCAGACATGCTTCCTCTGCCGGTCACCATCAGGGAGAGTTCGTCGTGGGCCTCCACGGGGATCACCGTGCAGAACGATGCCCCGGTGGAATCGTTGAAGCCGGTCTCGTGTGCGCTCTTGGGGCTTGGGGAGCGCACCATCCCCGTCACGGCGCTGCGGAGGTTTCCGTCCAGGGACTCGCTGACGGAGGTATCCCCGGAGGCGAATACGAAGGCGGTATCGATGGGGATCTCCATGAGGCCGTCGGCACCGCTGGAGGCCATGTTCAGCGAGAACTCCCTGCAGACCTTGGAGATCTCGGGGGAGACGTCGAGCAGGACATCCGCCGTGAGCATCCCTCCCCTGAGGATCCCGATGCACCCCTTCTCGATGATCGAGCTGTTGCTGGTCTCCACCTCGGACAGGACGCTCAGCTGGGAGAGCAGGAGGTCCGCATATGCGCGGTACTCGTTGTAGATGTGGGCGTTCTCGCCCCTGAACAGGTTGTCCCCGACGCTGTCCGCGACCCTTGCGGCCAGGGCCGCATCGCCGGTCTCTGCGAGGACGTCCTGCGCCACCCTGTTGCCGAATCCGAAGCCGACGGTGTTGATGATGAACGTGGAGATGCTGTACGAGAAGATCCTGTCCCTGTTCGAGTAGATCGCATCGTAGATCGCGGAGTAGAACTGGTCCGGATAGGAGCCGGAATCCACCCTCGATGTCAGACAGTTCCAGAACTCCGTTTCCGCACCGTTCATGGCCTCCATAGCGGCCGCGCCGAGGGCGGCGGAGAAGTCTCCCGAAGATGTGTCGATCGTCACCGTAGGGAGGCGGTGGGATTCCGCGACATCCGCGACCGCCGCGTTGACCATCGAGGTCAGCCACTGTCTGATGAAGTTGGTGTCATCGCGGTAGGTGTCCACGAACGTGGATACCGCCTGCGAGTGCATCAGGTCCACCGGCGGATAGTGGATCGTGTAGACCCTGTGGAATCCCTCAACATCCACCACGTACTCGAAGGTCTCTCCCGAGCGGAGGTTCAGGTCCTCTTCGCCGGAGAGCATCTTCTCGATGTACGGCCGGGCGGACATGGTGTCCCTTCCC
This is a stretch of genomic DNA from Thermoplasmatales archaeon BRNA1. It encodes these proteins:
- a CDS encoding small GTP-binding protein domain protein: MAGMNTQIPTVLSAEELMDKAFRRANKISKTGSDALDTKKKTTLARITASGDIVETTLVGYIQKFPRMEKNDDFFPQLVDLVIGIDQYKKSLGALNWAAGQVERLRNGALREVRRYKDPARIDAVRKSFYGRLGSYLNQISKDLLFLQDAKNKFRELPSIDPKVPTAVIAGFPNVGKSSLVTYISSAAPEVAPYPFTTKGITIGHIADDWRKFQIVDTPGLLDRDFEDRNDIEKQAVLALRYLTDVMVFILDPSETCGYDMGKQTRLLENIRSNFEDVPILVVESKCDVMRTEGETRRISSVSGEGMAELKEELVKMLREIFRQKALQTPLEEVE